The genomic window AGATCGATCGCCGTGCTTTTCAGACCCACCGGTACCTTTCCGGCCGCCTGAACGGCGTCGCAGTGAAAGATAACCCGTTTTTCCTGAGCGATCTTCCCGATCTCAGCGATCGGATGTAGCGTGCCGATTTCGTTGTTGACGAACATGAGGGAGATGAGAATCGTCTGATCGGTGATCGCCCTCCGAACTTCTTCGGGATCCACGCGCCCGTGACGATCCACCTTCACAAATGTGACGTCGAAACCATCGCGTTGGAGAGCCTTGCAGGGATCCAGTACCGAACGATGCTCCGTCGGCGACGTGACAATATGGTTTCCGCGATCCCGGTAAGCCCGCGCGATGCCGAAAATAGCCATGTTGTTGGATTCCGTCGCGCCGCTGGTGAAAATGATTTCTCGCGGCGACGCACCGATCAACGAAGCTACCTGTTCTCGAGCCTCTTCCACCGCTTTGGAGGCTTCTTGTCCATAAATGTGGCCGCTGGATGCGTTGCCGAAACGCTCCGAAAAATAGGGCGACATTTTGTCGACAACCCTGGGATCACACGGTGTGGTCGCGTGATAATCCAGGTAGATCGGTTTCATCCAAGAATCTCTAAAATGCTTTCGATTTCTTTGCGGATCTCGAGAAGCGCTTCTTTGTTTCGTTTCGCTTCGACATCGACGACGGGAAGAGTGAGAGAGAGCTGGCCGCTCCCGGAACTCTTGCGGTTTTCCCGAAGCCTTCGCTTCGCGCCGGCGATGGTAAACTTCTCTTCGTAAAGCAAGCTCTTGATCCGTTCGATCTGATCGATGTCTTTTCGCTGATAAAGCCGTTGGTTGTTCTTCGACTTGGTCAGCTTCAGATTGAACTCGCCTTCCCAATACCGAAGGACGTATGGTTCGAGCGCCATCATCTCCGCCACTTCGCCGATTTTATAGAACAACTTATTTGGATATTGCTTTTTCACTGTAGTTTTAATGAGTTATAGAATTAACTGAAGATGCTACTTCAGGCGGAAACGGCGTGTCAAGAAACGATTTTACGTCCGAAGTTTGGCCCCGAGTTTTGATTCGAGGGTTACGACGATGTTCGTGAGCACAGCATCGACTTCGACTTCCGTGAGCGTCCGCTCCGGGGACGCGAAAACCAAGGAGTAAGCATTGCTTTGCTGGCCCGATGGAACCCCCTTCCCTTCGTACACATCGAAAAGTTCGACGCTTTGGAGAAGTGGATCC from Bdellovibrionota bacterium includes these protein-coding regions:
- a CDS encoding cysteine desulfurase family protein, coding for MKPIYLDYHATTPCDPRVVDKMSPYFSERFGNASSGHIYGQEASKAVEEAREQVASLIGASPREIIFTSGATESNNMAIFGIARAYRDRGNHIVTSPTEHRSVLDPCKALQRDGFDVTFVKVDRHGRVDPEEVRRAITDQTILISLMFVNNEIGTLHPIAEIGKIAQEKRVIFHCDAVQAAGKVPVGLKSTAIDLLSLSAHKMYGPKGAGALFLRQKSPRIRIPSMMLGAGQEKGLRSGTINVSGIVGFGEACALTKKEFEGEVTRLRALRDRLKDGIFANLDGVTLNGHPTERAPNNLHLSFGGIDGRVLLESLVDVAVSAGAACTSTSVEPSHVLKAIGVNDELAAASLRFSVGRFTIEGEIDRAVEIVCRTVKALRAKNLAARTAA
- a CDS encoding MerR family transcriptional regulator — its product is MKKQYPNKLFYKIGEVAEMMALEPYVLRYWEGEFNLKLTKSKNNQRLYQRKDIDQIERIKSLLYEEKFTIAGAKRRLRENRKSSGSGQLSLTLPVVDVEAKRNKEALLEIRKEIESILEILG